The genomic window AGCAAATCTTCAATTTTCAAAGTAGAGATAGGATCTAATGCAGAGCACGGCTCATCAAAAAGTATAACTTCCGGCTCTATCGCCAGTGCCCTTGCTATGCATAAACGTTGCTGCTGTCCTCCCGATAACTTTTCAGCACTCATATGCAAGCGTTCTTTGACCTCTTCATAAATATGTGTACACTCCAGCGCTTTAAGTATGATCTTATTCATCTCTGTTGTAGGTATCTTAGGTGTTTTTTCTAAAATAGGCATACTTAAATTATCATAAATACTCGTTCTAAATGGATTAGGCATTTGAAATACAAGCCCTATTTTTCTTCTTAATTCAATAAGATACTGTTGTTTGTCAGACTGATAAATATCTTCTTCATCTACCAAAATATTACCGCTTAATTTAAAATCACTAATAAAATCATTCATGCGATTAATTGACTTTAACAGAGTTGTTTTGCCACATCCTGAT from Cellulosilyticum sp. I15G10I2 includes these protein-coding regions:
- the pstB gene encoding phosphate ABC transporter ATP-binding protein PstB, coding for MSEKSASIHIKNVDVFYGTHHVLKNINMTIQKNAITAFIGPSGCGKTTLLKSINRMNDFISDFKLSGNILVDEEDIYQSDKQQYLIELRRKIGLVFQMPNPFRTSIYDNLSMPILEKTPKIPTTEMNKIILKALECTHIYEEVKERLHMSAEKLSGGQQQRLCIARALAIEPEVILFDEPCSALDPISTLKIEDLLGELKKNYTIIIVTHNMEQAARIADYVGFFYEGELVEYDTCNKLFDVPDKELTQRYISGKFS